The uncultured Dysgonomonas sp. genome contains the following window.
TTTCGACAAGGTTAATTTTCAATATACGGCTAACTTTATAGATGCACTCAAAGATGCGGATGCTGTTCCCGAGAAATTTATATTAATGAGCAGCCTCAGTGCATACGGACTTGGAGATGAAATTAATTATATTCCGTTAAGGATAACTGATGTCCCCAATCCCAATACGGCATACGGAAAAAGCAAGCTTAAGGCCGAGATGTATTTGCAATCGACCAGTGATTTTCCATACATCATTTTGCGTCCAACAGGGGTGTACGGCCCGCGCGAAAAGGATTATTTTTTGATGGTAAAGACTGTAAAATCAGGATTGGATGTAGGTGCGGGATTCAGACCTCAGCATTTGACTTTCATATATGTGAAAGATTTGGTCGACGCTGCGTTTCTTGGTTTAGAAAGTGATATTCGCAACGGGGCTTATTTTGTTGCCGATGGAGATGTATATACCGATAAAGAATATACCCGGTTGGTAAAAGAAGCTATAGGCAAAAAACATGTACTTAGCCTGAAGGTTCCTTTATGGCTGTTAAGGGTAATCTCTGCCATAGCTGAAAATGTATCCAGAT
Protein-coding sequences here:
- a CDS encoding NAD(P)-dependent oxidoreductase, whose translation is MNNKRILITGASGFIGSFLVEKALEKGYETWAGIRKSSNREYLQDKRIQFIALPFQDKDKLTEDLRRFVSEHGKFDYIIHNAGVTKCLNPNDFDKVNFQYTANFIDALKDADAVPEKFILMSSLSAYGLGDEINYIPLRITDVPNPNTAYGKSKLKAEMYLQSTSDFPYIILRPTGVYGPREKDYFLMVKTVKSGLDVGAGFRPQHLTFIYVKDLVDAAFLGLESDIRNGAYFVADGDVYTDKEYTRLVKEAIGKKHVLSLKVPLWLLRVISAIAENVSRLTKKPSTLNRDKYKIMRQRNWECDITPLSNDLRFSPKYNLKKGLEESIKWYKENGWL